Proteins encoded together in one Psilocybe cubensis strain MGC-MH-2018 chromosome 8, whole genome shotgun sequence window:
- a CDS encoding Salicylate hydroxylase, which translates to MTSQKLRIAIVGGGIGGLTLAVALSHLNLDKHIQVDIYESTAKLTQVGAGITIWPRGREILKNIGVEASLAERLPGDQELPALGVPKLAFIIRKSDKKIGEVIAEVMLRGGSISIHRADVQEVLLKHISPSVKFHLAHRLNTYRRTKNGIELEFKNGESVVCDLLVGADGINSAVRQTFISEGQDWSEEERIRQAAPVWSGTYVYRDLIDSEVVRRVYPTHSALTKPMVYCGKDKHIVAYPVRQGKFVNMGIFLSYRDQEGTYHSGPTVVDSMPDECMPHFEDWEEEARVLVKLSSKPSKWAVQTTKPLDTYAKGRVLLLGDAAHAMTVHLGNGAGQAMEDAYILANLISKATQEKLDAVKIAEVYSAVRQPFVNFVVQASRNQGLIYELNAPGLEDLKDGDDVSREDLDKLADLIRSAWDWTIESADDGLRKALAML; encoded by the exons ATGACATCTCAGAAACTTCGTATAGCCATTGT AGGTGGTGGTATTGGAGGGCTAACTTTGGCAGTAGCCCTCAGTCATTTAAATTTAGACAAACATATTCAGGTCGATATCTACGAATCTACCGCGAAGCTTACCCAGGTTGGGGCAGGAATCACGATTTGGCCCAGGGGGAGGGAGATACTCAAGAATATAGGTGTAGAGGCGTCCTTAGCGGAACGTTTGCCTGGTGATCAAGAATTACCTGCGCTCGGTGTCCCCA AACTTGCTTTTATTATTAGAAAGAGCGACAAGAAAATCGGCGAGGTTATTGCTGAAGTGATGTTGCGAG GTGGATCCATTTCAATACACCGCGCAGATGTGCAGGAAGTCCTTCTTAAACATATTTCACCTTCCGTTAAATTCCACCTCGCGCACCGACTAAACACTTACCGACGCACGAAGAATGGGATCGAACTCGAATTCAAAAATGGGGAAAGTGTAGTGTGTGATCTGCTCGTGGGCGCCGATGGGATCAACTCTGCTGTCCGACAGACGTTCATTTCTGAAGGGCAAGATTGgtcagaggaagagaggatcAGGCAGGCGGCGCCTGTTTGGAGCGGGACGTACGTTTATAGAGATTTGATTGACAGTGAGGTCGTCAGACGGGTATACCCCACTCATAGTGCGCTTACAAAACCTATGGTG TATTGTGGTAAAGACAAG CATATAGTCGCGTATCCCGTTCGTCAAGGGAAGTTTGTGAATATGGGTATCTTCTTGAGCTACCGAGATCAAGAAGGAACTTATCATAGCGGACCCACTGTCGTGGATAGTATGCCGGACGAGTGCATGCCACACTTCGAAGActgggaagaagaggccCGGGTGCTAGTCAAG CTCTCTTCCAAACCTTCAAAATGGGCTGTACAGACCACCAAACCTCTAGACACATACGCGAAAGGGCGGGTCCTCCTGCTTGGTGATGCG gCGCATGCTATGACAGTTCACCTGGGGAATGGCGCTGGCCAAGCCATGGAG GACGCATATATCCTAGCTAATTTGATATCCAAGGCAACCCAGGAGAAACTAGATGCTGTGAAGATTGCAGAGGTGTACAGCGCTGTGAGACAGCCTTTTGTCAACTTTGTCGTACAGGCGTCTAGGAATCAGGGGTTGATCTATGAGCTTAATGCTCCTGGACTTGAGGATCTTaaagatggtgatgatgtttCGAGGGAGGATCTGGATAAGCTCGCGGACCTGATTAGGAGTGCATGGGATTGGACAATAGAGTCGGCCGATGATGGTCTGCGCAAAGCCCTCGCGATGTTGTAG